From one Misgurnus anguillicaudatus chromosome 2, ASM2758022v2, whole genome shotgun sequence genomic stretch:
- the LOC129447655 gene encoding SCAN domain-containing protein 3-like, whose protein sequence is MDKFVIRTSKNAEKIVDSLPEESEPCSSTKHKTKASSGQSRKRLKYQEDFIKYGFTYSTVNDVQHPQCVICSEVLASESMKPAKMQRHLETKHPTCVEKPLDFFRRKEKELQCQKRIIAQQTKVTANALEASYEVAYLIAQTKKPHTIGETLIKPAAVAMCRAMHGEKIASELMTVPLSNDTVARRIHDMAKDIKSQLIDRTCGKKYALQIDESTDVSNSAQLLAFIRYTFDKKLHEDMLFCSAMEGTCTGSDIFTKLDTNLREMGLSWDNCVAVCTDGAGAMVGKNKGLKAKVLEVAPHVKFTHCIIHRESLASKALDSELHSVLNCAIKIVNHIKSRPVNSRLLATLCNEMGSQHEALLFHTEVRWLSRGKALGRLYELREEAYSLLKESKPELAHHLKDPDWLLKLAYLACIFERLNMLNLSLQGPNTNILTMNDKVDAFMKKLERWAERVEQGNVDMFPELEEHLEESGLSLSNVKVHVTSHLRSLLEQFHKYFPQNTQPELYDWIRQPFSESPRHLPSNLEDALLELSSDDRTLKTLFSNSTLPEFWIAVSEEYRELSGVAMDVLLPFGSTYLCEQTFSAVTYMKNKYRSLLNVEDDLRVAVSTIKPQIKLLCSQKQVHPSH, encoded by the coding sequence ATGGATAAATTTGTAATTCGCACATCAAAAAATGCTGAGAAAATTGTGGACAGTCTGCCTGAGGAATCTGAACCATGTTCATCAACTAAACATAAAACCAAAGCCTCTTCTGGACAAAGTAGAAAACGTCTGAAATATCAAGAGGATTTCATAAAGTATGGATTTACTTATTCTACCGTCAACGACGTACAACATCCTCAGTGTGTAATCTGTTCGGAAGTGCTCGCCAGTGAAAGTATGAAGCCGGCAAAAATGCAGAGACATCTGGAGACAAAGCATCCTACTTGTGTTGAAAAGCCTTTAGACTTTTTCCGTCGAAAGGAGAAGGAATTACAGTGTCAAAAGCGCATAATTGCACAACAAACCAAAGTTACTGCGAATGCTCTGGAGGCATCTTATGAGGTTGCGTACTTAATAGCGCAGACTAAAAAACCACACACAATCGGGGAAACACTTATAAAGCCTGCTGCTGTGGCTATGTGTCGGGCCATGCATGGTGAGAAAATAGCAAGTGAGCTTATGACTGTCCCGTTGTCGAATGACACAGTAGCTCGCCGCATACATGATATGGCAAAAGACATTAAGAGTCAATTGATTGACAGAACATGTGGGAAAAAGTATGCACTACAAATCGATGAATCAACCGATGTGTCTAATTCTGCTCAGTTGCTGGCATTCATCAGATACACATTTGACAAAAAACTCCACGAGGATATGCTCTTCTGCTCCGCGATGGAGGGGACTTGTACAGGCAGTGACATTTTCACCAAGCTGGACACCAATTTAAGAGAGATGGGACTTTCATGGGATAATTGTGTTGCTGTTTGTACCGATGGTGCAGGTGCAATGGTAGGTAAAAACAAAGGACTTAAGGCAAAAGTTTTAGAAGTGGCTCCTCATGTTAAGTTTACACACTGCATCATACATCGTGAGTCTCTTGCGAGTAAAGCACTTGATTCTGAGCTTCACAGTGTTCTTAATTGTGCAATCAAAATTGTTAATCACATAAAATCTCGTCCTGTGAACAGCAGACTGCTAGCCACTCTTTGCAATGAGATGGGCTCCCAACACGAAGCATTGCTTTTTCATACCGAAGTGCGATGGTTATCGCGAGGAAAGGCACTCGGTCGGCTTTATGAACTGCGTGAGGAAGCATACTCACTGCTGAAAGAATCAAAACCAGAACTTGCCCACCACCTGAAAGATCCAGACTGGTTGTTAAAACTTGCGTATTTGGCCTGTATATTCGAAAGACTCAATATGCTTAATCTGTCATTACAAGGGCCAAACACAAACATCCTGACAATGAATGACAAAGTTGAtgcatttatgaaaaaactggaAAGATGGGCTGAACGAGTTGAACAAGGTAATGTGGACATGTTTCCTGAGCTGGAGGAACATCTGGAGGAGAGCGGACTGAGTCTTAGCAACGTAAAAGTACACGTCACTAGTCATCTCCGCAGCCTTCTGGAACAATTCCATAAATACTTTCCACAAAACACACAACCAGAACTGTATGACTGGATACGGCAACCATTTTCTGAATCGCCGCGTCATCTCCCCTCAAATCTGGAAGACGCTTTGCTGGAGCTGTCCAGTGATGATCGaactttaaaaactttattttccaaTTCCACACTGCCAGAATTTTGGATTGCAGTATCAGAGGAATACAGAGAGTTATCTGGTGTGGCAATGGATGTACTGCTTCCATTTGGATCTACATATTTGTGTGAACAGACTTTTTCGGCCGTTACatacatgaaaaataaataccGATCACTTCTTAATGTGGAAGATGATCTGCGAGTAGCCGTATCAACTATAAAGCCACAGATTAAACTTTTGTGCTCCCAAAAACAAGTACACCCATCCCATTAA